In Buchananella sp. 14KM1171, the genomic stretch GGCCCGGGCCAGCGCCTGGCGCCGCTCCAGGTGCGGCGCCAGGCGCCGCGCCACCTGCTTGTCCACCAGGTTGGCCAGGTCGGCCCGCACCCGCTCCTGCACGGCCTTGCCGTGCTTGCGCGCCCCGGTCCTCCCGGCCAGCGCACCCACGGCCCCGGTCACCGCCAGCAGCACCACGGAAACGGCCAGCAGCAGGGTCGGGGCGGGCAGTTCGCCCAGCCAGGTTCCAGAAGCCAGCGGACCGCCCAGTCCCAGCAGGTGCAGCGGGGCCTTGACGAGCGGCCAGCCCAGCGCCAGCGCGCCGGCCAGGCCGGCCAGCCACAGCAGGCTCACCGCCAGCAGGATGCCCCCGACCCAGGACAGCGCGCCGGTGAGCGCCCACCAGGTGCGCTTGGCCGGCGCGACGGTGGCGCCGCGCAGCACCTCCTCCGCGCTGTGGGAGAGGCGCTCGGCCCGCTCGGTCACCCCACTGGGGTGGACCAGGCCCGCCTCGAGAGCCTCCAGCTCCTCGGTCACCCCGCTCAGCAGCGGGCGGGCCGGCACCAGCGTCGCCTCGGTGGGCAGCACCTTCCCGCCCAGGCGGGCAAAGACGTTGTAGTGCCTGCCGGCCTCGCGCGCGTAGGCGCGCTGCCCCTGCTCCGCGGCGCTCGCAGCGCCGCAGCTCTCCACCAGGGCGTCGGTCAGGCGCCCCCAGTCCGGGGTGGGCGATTTTGCGGGGCAGGCCGCCAGTACCTGACCGCCCAGCTCCCGGGCGTCGGCCAGCAGCCGCGCCAAAGCGCTGTCCTTGGCGCGCGCCCGCGCCTCGAGTTCTTCGCGCAACCGGGCCAGTCCCCGCCCGCCGGTGGCGGAGGTGGGCAGCACGGACCAGCCGGCCGGCAGCAGCTCGCCCAGGTGGGCGGCCACTGCGGCAGCGTCGTGCGCCTCCAGCGTGTCGGTCTTGTTGAGCACCACGTGGGTGACGGCCTCGTGGCCGGCGTAGCGGGCGATCGCCTCGGTGTGCACGGCGGCGTCGGCGTACTTTTGCGGGTCCAGCACCCACAGCAGCACGTCGGCCAGCTCGGCCACGCGCAACGCCTCGTCGCGGTGCGCGGTGCTGGTGGAGTCCAGGTCCGGCAGGTCGATCAGCACCAGCCCCGGGGTAATGGCTGCCTGGCGCACAGCCTCGATCCCCAGCGAGCCCAGCAGGGGGCGCGCCTCTGCCGCGCTGGCCGGGCTCACCACCGCCAGGGGACGCGAGGTGGTGGGGCGCAGCACGGAAACCGGCGCCACCTCTGCCCCGGCCAGCGCGTTGATCAAGGAGGACTTCCCGGCCCCGGTCGCCCCCAGCACGGCCACCACGGTCAGCCCGGGGCCCATCGCGCGGCGCTGCCGCACCTTCGCATCCAGTTCCGCCAGGCGCGGCCAGAACGGCGCCAGCTTCGCGGCGTCCGCGCTCCGGATAGCCGCGCTGCGGGCGGCCCCACTCCCGTTCGCGCCGCCCGCTGCGGGCAGGCTGGCGTCGGCCCGCTCCAGTTCGGCCAGCGCCGCCAGGATGCGGCGCAAGGACTCATCGCGAGTGCTCATCGCTCCTCCTGCCAGTACTTCTCCACGGCGCGCTCGATCGGCTCGCTGGCCTCGGTGAGGAACTGGGTGGCGCGCTCCAGGAAGTCCTTCCGCGCGCTAGCGGCCAGGGAGCGCACGGCAGCGTCGCCGAAGATGCCCTCCAGGACGCGCTGCGCCACTGCGGCGGTGCCTCCCGCCACCAGCACCTCGCCGCCCAGCAGGCCGCCGGTGGAGGCAAAGACCAGGATCAGCAGGGCCGCGCCGGTGGCGTTCACCCCGAGGGCGGCCAGGCGGGCCGCGGCACGCTTGTCCCCCACCTGGGTGCCGATCATCTCCATGACGTGGCGCCGCCAGCCCTCCACCAGCTCCCGCGCGCGCGGCTCCAGCCCGGTGGCGGGCGCCACGCTCCGCGCCACGTGCTCGGCCAGTTCGGCGGTGACCGGCTCTGCCTCCCAGCGGCGCAGGCTCTCGCGGCGCACCGAGCGGGCGGTGCCGATCAGCGCGTCCACCAGCGCCGCGTCCAGCGCCCGCACCGCAGGGGTGGCGTCGCTGCGCCGCCACAGGGAGGTGACGCGGTCGCGGGCCCGGGACAGCCAGCCGTCCAGCTGCCGGAACACCGGGCTGGTTCCCACGAACTCGTGCCAGCGGGCCAGCACCTCGCCGCGCAGCACCTCGCCGCCGTCCAGGATGGCGGCGAACTCGCCTAGAGCCGTGGCCAGCTCCTCCTCCAGCACGGCACGAGCCTGGGCGTGGGTGCGTTCCTGTTTCTCGCCTTCCTCGCGCAGCGCGGGCAGGGCGGCCACCAGCTCCCCCACGGCCCCCCGCAGCGTCTGGCGTACCACGCCGGCCCGCAGGGCCTCGCTCTCCACCAGCCCCTGCAGCCACATGCGCAGCGAGGCGACGTCGGCGGCGGGCAGCAGCCCGTCCTCCAGCTCGCGTTCCGTCAGGGTGAACAGCGGGGCGTGGCCCAGTCCGGCCTGCTCCAGGCGCCCGGCGAGGTCTGCGCGCACCTGGGAGCCCGCCCCGATCGGAACGCGATCTAGGACCACCGCGATCACCACGTTGCGGGCGGCGGCCTGACGCAGGAACTCCCAGGGCACCTTGTCCGCGTACCTGGCGGCCGTGGTGACGAACACCCACAGGTCCGCCCCGGCCAGGAGCTGGTCGGCGGCCGCGCGGTTGCTGGCCACCACCGAATCGAAGTCGGGGGAATCGAGCAGCGCCAGGCCCGTGGGGAGCTCGTCGCACGCCACGGTCTCCACCAGGGGGGTGGCACCGGTCGACGTCGCTGCGTCCCGTCCGGTCCCGGCACCGGCCGGCGCAGCGTCGTCCCGTCCGGTCCCGACACCGGTCGGCGCAGCGTCGTCCCTGACCGGTCCAGAACCGGCGGGCGCACCGCCCGCCCCGGCGGCTGCGGCCACCACACCGGTGCCCGCCTCCCCCTGGGTGGCGCGCACCAGCTTCTCCAGGCCCGGGAAAAGGCGCTTGCCGGCGAACCAGTGCGCGTCCTCACTCGCGTGCACCAGCACCGGGCGGCGCGTGGTGGGGCGAAGCGCTGAGGCCGGAGAGATCTCGCGGCCCACCAGGGAGTTGAGCAGCGTGGACTTGCCGGCCCCGGTGGAGCCACCTATCACGGCGATCAGCGGCGCCTCCAGCTGCTCGAAGCGCGGCAGCAGGTAGTTGCGCAGCTGATCCAGGTAGTAGTCGCGGTCGCGGCGGGCCTGCGCGGCGCCGCGCGTGGGGTAAACCAGGCGGAGCCGAGCCAGGTCGCGCTCCACCTCGCGCAGCTGCCTCGCCTCGGCTGCGCCCTTTGGTTCCTCCACGTGTTTAGCCATTTGCCACCACGGTGGGCCACCAGTCCTGGGCCGGCGGCTCCCAGGTGCGCGGGTCGGCGGCCACCTGCTCGCCGGAGCGGATGTCCTTTACCTCGCCGGTGCCGGGGAACCACACGAACGGGATGCCGCGCCTGTCGGCGTGGCGGATCTGCTTGCCGAATTTCGCGGCGCTGGGCGAGACCTCGCAGGGGATGGCGCGCTTGCGCAGCTCGACCGCCACGGCGTCGGAGGCGGCGCGCTCGGCCTCGTCGGTCACCGCCACCAGCACGGCGGAGGGCACCTGGCGGGAGGCGCTGGCCAGGTCCGCGCTCAGCATGCGGGAGACCAGGCGGGAGACGCCGATGGACATGCCCACGCCCGGGTAGGTGCGCTTGCCGTCGCTGGCCAGGGAGTCGTAGCGGCCGCCGGAGCAGATCGAACCCAGCGACTCGTGCCCCACCAGGAAGGTCTCGTAGACGCTGCCGGTGTAGTAGTCCAGGCCACGGGCCACGGACAGGTCCGCGACCACCACGCCCGGGGCCCGCTCGCTGGCCGCAGCCAGCAGCTCCTCCAGCTCGGCCAGGCCCTGCTCCATCAGCTCGCTGACCACGCCGCCTGCCTTTTCCACCACGGCGCGAGCGGCGGCGCTGATCCCCTCGGTGCCCGTGATGCCGGCCAGCTCGATGGCGGCCTGCGCGGCGGCCGGGTTGACGTCGCCCAGCGCCTCCAGTTCGGCCTGCACGCCGGCCGGGCCGATCTTGGCCAGCTTGTCGATGGCGCGCAGCGCGCCCTCCACGTCCCTGATGCCCAGGGACTCGTAGGCGCCCTGCGCCGCCTTGCGGTTGTTGACGTGGATGGCGAACTCGCCGATGCCCAGCTTGGTGAGCGCGGCGGCCATGACCAGCGGGATCTCCACCTCGTGGTGGAAGGCCAGGGTGCCGTCGCCCACCACGTCGATGTCGGCCTGCGTGAACTCGCGGAAGCGGCCGTCCTGCGGGCGCTCGCCGCGCCAGACCTTCTGGATCTGGTAGCGCCGGAAGGGGAAGTGCAGGTGGCCGGCGTTCTCCACCACGTAGCGGGCAAAGGGCACCGTCAGGTCGAAGTGCAGGCCCAGGCGGTTGGGGTCGGTGCCGTCCTCGCCGCCCTCCGCACCCAGGTCCGCCAGGCGGGAGAGCAGGTAGACCTCCTTGGAGGTCTCGCCCTTGCGCAGCAGCTCCTTCAGGGGCTCCACCGCGCGCGTCTCGATCGAGGCGAATCCATGCAGCTCGAACTCGCGGCGAAGCGTGTCCAGCACGTGGTTCTCTACCACGCGACCGGCCGGGAGCCACTCGGGGAAACCAGAAAGAGATGCGGTGATTGCTGCCATGGCCGCAATTTTCCCACACGGGAGGCGCTTGGCCGCGCATGGCCCGCCCGGTTTGCGCAATTGCCGCCCGCCTGGTTTGCGCGGAGTTGGCCGACGTCCCTCCCGCCGCCCCTTATCGCCTCGCCCGCCGTGCTACCGGCCGCCTCCCGCCGCTGCGGGACTGGCCGGGATCGGCGGCGCGGCCGGTGGGCAGCGTCGTGCATCCTCGCCCCACAGAGGCGCGGCGGCGCGAGCGGCGCGGCCGGTGGGCGGCGTCGTGCATCCTCGCCCCACAGAGGTGCGGCGGCGCGAGCGGCGCGGCCGGTGGGCGACGCGGTCCCCCTGTGCCGAGAAGACCGAGCGGCGCGACTTAGCCGACGCGTGCGGCGTACTTCAGGTGCGGGTTGGTGGCCGCCTCGATGCGCATGCGGGTGAGCGGGCCGTGGCCGGGCAGCACCCAGGTCTGGGGGTTGATGACCTGCTGCAGGGTGCGCAGGGTGGAGAGCATCTGGCGCTCGTCGCTGCCGGGCAGGTCGGTGCGGCCCACGGAGCCGGCAAAGATCACGTCGCCACCGAAGGCGAACTCGGCCGGCCCGGCCAGCTCGGCGCCGTCGGGGGAGGAAAGGCCGGTGGGCTCCAGCTCGCCGGCCGAGAGCAGGAAGGTAGAGCCCTCGGAGTGGCCCGGCGCGGCCACGGCCACGAACGGCAGCCCGGCCAGCTGGCCGCCCCCGGCGAACCACTGCGCCGGGAACTCCACCAGATTGGCGGGCTTCTGCCAGGGCGCTCCGGCCTGCTGGGTGAAGATGCCGGCCAGGGGGCCCAGCAGCGCGTCGGGGTCCTCCATGCGGTACATGTCGGGGCCGGGCACGTAGACCGGCTTGTCCCCCGCCACTGCGGCGCAGTCCCAGACGTGGTCGGGGTGGCCGTGGGTGGCGATGAGCGCCTCCAAGGTGAGCTCCAGCCGCTCCAGCTCGGCGGCGACGGGGGCGGCCGTGTGCGCGCCCGGGTCGATCACCACGGCGCTGCCGCCGCGCCCGGTGGCGTAGATGAAGCAGTTGGCGCCGAACACCGGCGAGACGATTCTGGAGAGCAGCATGGCTAGAAGGTTACTCGGATGTGACCTATGGGGCGCAAAAGTTCCCTAGACTCTTGTCTCGATACGCGCACACGGCCGCCTGGCCGTGCCACGGCGGGACCTACCCGCCCAACCTGAAGGAGAAACCGTGACCGTCGCTGACGACGCACGCGCACCGCGTGACACCGAGGAAGTTGTCACCCCCATCGAGCAGCCCGCGGCGGAAGTGGAAGAATCCGCGCCCGCCCAGGCCGAAGTTGAGGCCGTCGAGGCGGCAGGGGTGGCCGACGTTGCCGCCGACGCCCCCGCCGTAGAGGCCGCCCCCGCTGAGGCGGCCGAGGCTGTAGAGACCGCAGAGGTCCCCGCCGCTGAAGCGGCCGAGGCCGAGGTGAAGGCCGAGGAGGCTCCGGTCGCGGAGGTGACCGAGGAGGCGGCGAAGGAGGCTCCCGCGCCCGCCGCGCCCGCCGCGCCGAGCCCGGCTGCGGCCAAGCCGCGCAAGCACCGCCCGGCCCCGCCCAGCGAGCAGCCGCTGGACATCGCGGCCGTGGTGCGCGCCGCCCAGTTCGGCCGCGTGGCCGACGACGGCACCGTGTACGTGCGCGAGGCCGGTGGCGAGCGCGCGATCGGCCAGTACCCCGAGGGCGTGCCGGCCGACGCGCTGGAGATGTACGTGCGCCGCTACCTGGACATCGCCGCCCAGGTGGAGCTGTTCTCCGCCCGCATGGTCAACCTCTCCGACAAGGAGATCGACTCCACGCTGGCCTCCCTGTCCGAGGCCCTGGAGGCCCCCAAGGCCGTCGGTGACCTGGACGGCCTGCGCGAGCGCCTGGCCGGCCTGAAGACCGCCGCCGAGGAGCACAAGGTGGCAGAGCGGGCCCGCCGCGAGGCCGCCAAGGCGGAGTCCATCGCCGTGCGCACCAAGATCGTGGAGCAGGCCGAGGAGATCGCGGCGCGCGACCCGCAGCGCGTGCAGTGGAAGTCCTCCGGCGAGCAGATGCGGGCCCTGCTGGACCAGTGGAAGGAGGCCCAGCGTTCTGGGCCGCGCATCCCCAAGGGTGAGGAGGACGCGCTGTGGAAGCGCTTCGCCGCCGCCCGTGGCGCCTTTGACCGCGCCCGCCGCCAGTACTTCGCGGAGCTGGACAAGGTCCAGGCCAAGGCCAAGGCCACCAAGGAGGCCCTGATCGCCCGCGCCGAGGAGCTGTCTACCTCCACCGACTGGCGCGAGACCAGCGCCAAGATGCGCGACCTGATGGAGCAGTGGAAGGCCGCGGGCCGCACGTCCCGCAAGGAGGACGACGCCCTGTGGGCCCGCTTCCGCGCCGCGCAGCAGGTGTTCTTCGACAACCGGTCCTCCACGAACAAGGCGATCGACGCCGAGTACGCGGAGAACCTGCGCACCAAGGAGGCCCTGCTGGAGCACGCCGAGGCGCTGCTGCCCGTCACGGACGTGGAGGCGGCCCGCGAGGCGCTGCGCCCGATCCAGGACGCGTGGGAGGAGGCCGGGCGCGTGCCGCGCGAGGCCAAGGACCGCATCGAGGCGCGCATGCGCGCCGTGGAGCGTGCCATCAACGAGGCCGAGAACGAGCGCTGGCGCCGCACCGACCCGGAGAAGAAGGCGCGCCGCGCCGGCCTGGTGGGTCAGCTGGAGGAGGCCATCGAGAACCTGGAGAAGGAGCTCGCCCAGGCCACCGCCAAGGGCGACGCGAAGGCCGTGCGTCAGGCCGAGGAGGCCCTGGCCGCCCGCAAGTCCTGGCTGGACCAGCTTTCGCGCAGCGAGGGCTGATCCGGTAGGCGCGGGTAGCGCGTGAACACCCCCGGTGGGGCGGGACCTTCCAGGTCCCGCCCCACCGGCGTTCTGCCCGGGCCCAGGGGAAATCCGGTGCCGGCGGGCGCCCCGAGGGCCCGTGTCGCCGCGCCCGCCTGTCCACAGGCGGGCGCTTTCGCGTTGGCCCGGCGCCCGTTTGCCGCCAGGCTTGGGGCATGGAGCTCTACCTGGACCCGCGCGAACGCGTCTCGCTGGCCCGCGACGGCCTGGCGATGGACTTTGGGCTGGCCGCCCTGCCGTGGGACCTGGCGGACTCCAGGCTGTGCCGGATCGCGGCGCTGAACGACCTGCATCCGGGCCAGACCTTCTGCTGCACTGCTGCGGCGTGGGTGCACACGGGGATCGGCTACCTGGACCAGCCGCACGTGATCGCGGCCGGCAGCAGGCAGTCCAAGGCCCGGGTGGTGCACCGCTGGCACGTGCCCGGCTCGCACCTTTACACCCCCGCGGAGGGCACCTGCACGGACTCGCTGCGCACGCTGCTGGACCTGGTGCTCTCCTGCCGGGCCGAGCCCGACGTGCTCACCGCCCTGGCCTACGTGGCCAGGCGCGAGTTCTCAGCCAAGGAGTGGCGCGACCGCTTCGTGGCCGACCGGCGC encodes the following:
- a CDS encoding dynamin family protein, yielding MAKHVEEPKGAAEARQLREVERDLARLRLVYPTRGAAQARRDRDYYLDQLRNYLLPRFEQLEAPLIAVIGGSTGAGKSTLLNSLVGREISPASALRPTTRRPVLVHASEDAHWFAGKRLFPGLEKLVRATQGEAGTGVVAAAAGAGGAPAGSGPVRDDAAPTGVGTGRDDAAPAGAGTGRDAATSTGATPLVETVACDELPTGLALLDSPDFDSVVASNRAAADQLLAGADLWVFVTTAARYADKVPWEFLRQAAARNVVIAVVLDRVPIGAGSQVRADLAGRLEQAGLGHAPLFTLTERELEDGLLPAADVASLRMWLQGLVESEALRAGVVRQTLRGAVGELVAALPALREEGEKQERTHAQARAVLEEELATALGEFAAILDGGEVLRGEVLARWHEFVGTSPVFRQLDGWLSRARDRVTSLWRRSDATPAVRALDAALVDALIGTARSVRRESLRRWEAEPVTAELAEHVARSVAPATGLEPRARELVEGWRRHVMEMIGTQVGDKRAAARLAALGVNATGAALLILVFASTGGLLGGEVLVAGGTAAVAQRVLEGIFGDAAVRSLAASARKDFLERATQFLTEASEPIERAVEKYWQEER
- a CDS encoding DUF349 domain-containing protein, with the translated sequence MTVADDARAPRDTEEVVTPIEQPAAEVEESAPAQAEVEAVEAAGVADVAADAPAVEAAPAEAAEAVETAEVPAAEAAEAEVKAEEAPVAEVTEEAAKEAPAPAAPAAPSPAAAKPRKHRPAPPSEQPLDIAAVVRAAQFGRVADDGTVYVREAGGERAIGQYPEGVPADALEMYVRRYLDIAAQVELFSARMVNLSDKEIDSTLASLSEALEAPKAVGDLDGLRERLAGLKTAAEEHKVAERARREAAKAESIAVRTKIVEQAEEIAARDPQRVQWKSSGEQMRALLDQWKEAQRSGPRIPKGEEDALWKRFAAARGAFDRARRQYFAELDKVQAKAKATKEALIARAEELSTSTDWRETSAKMRDLMEQWKAAGRTSRKEDDALWARFRAAQQVFFDNRSSTNKAIDAEYAENLRTKEALLEHAEALLPVTDVEAAREALRPIQDAWEEAGRVPREAKDRIEARMRAVERAINEAENERWRRTDPEKKARRAGLVGQLEEAIENLEKELAQATAKGDAKAVRQAEEALAARKSWLDQLSRSEG
- a CDS encoding MBL fold metallo-hydrolase; its protein translation is MLLSRIVSPVFGANCFIYATGRGGSAVVIDPGAHTAAPVAAELERLELTLEALIATHGHPDHVWDCAAVAGDKPVYVPGPDMYRMEDPDALLGPLAGIFTQQAGAPWQKPANLVEFPAQWFAGGGQLAGLPFVAVAAPGHSEGSTFLLSAGELEPTGLSSPDGAELAGPAEFAFGGDVIFAGSVGRTDLPGSDERQMLSTLRTLQQVINPQTWVLPGHGPLTRMRIEAATNPHLKYAARVG
- a CDS encoding dynamin family protein; translation: MSTRDESLRRILAALAELERADASLPAAGGANGSGAARSAAIRSADAAKLAPFWPRLAELDAKVRQRRAMGPGLTVVAVLGATGAGKSSLINALAGAEVAPVSVLRPTTSRPLAVVSPASAAEARPLLGSLGIEAVRQAAITPGLVLIDLPDLDSTSTAHRDEALRVAELADVLLWVLDPQKYADAAVHTEAIARYAGHEAVTHVVLNKTDTLEAHDAAAVAAHLGELLPAGWSVLPTSATGGRGLARLREELEARARAKDSALARLLADARELGGQVLAACPAKSPTPDWGRLTDALVESCGAASAAEQGQRAYAREAGRHYNVFARLGGKVLPTEATLVPARPLLSGVTEELEALEAGLVHPSGVTERAERLSHSAEEVLRGATVAPAKRTWWALTGALSWVGGILLAVSLLWLAGLAGALALGWPLVKAPLHLLGLGGPLASGTWLGELPAPTLLLAVSVVLLAVTGAVGALAGRTGARKHGKAVQERVRADLANLVDKQVARRLAPHLERRQALARARADLAAAL
- the hisS gene encoding histidine--tRNA ligase, giving the protein MAAITASLSGFPEWLPAGRVVENHVLDTLRREFELHGFASIETRAVEPLKELLRKGETSKEVYLLSRLADLGAEGGEDGTDPNRLGLHFDLTVPFARYVVENAGHLHFPFRRYQIQKVWRGERPQDGRFREFTQADIDVVGDGTLAFHHEVEIPLVMAAALTKLGIGEFAIHVNNRKAAQGAYESLGIRDVEGALRAIDKLAKIGPAGVQAELEALGDVNPAAAQAAIELAGITGTEGISAAARAVVEKAGGVVSELMEQGLAELEELLAAASERAPGVVVADLSVARGLDYYTGSVYETFLVGHESLGSICSGGRYDSLASDGKRTYPGVGMSIGVSRLVSRMLSADLASASRQVPSAVLVAVTDEAERAASDAVAVELRKRAIPCEVSPSAAKFGKQIRHADRRGIPFVWFPGTGEVKDIRSGEQVAADPRTWEPPAQDWWPTVVANG